The following are from one region of the Streptomyces decoyicus genome:
- a CDS encoding serine/threonine-protein kinase has protein sequence MRPVGSKYLLEEPLGRGATGTVWRARQRETAGAEAAVAGEPGETVAIKVLKEELAHDADVVMRFLRERSVLLRLTHPNIVRTRDLVVEGDLLALVMDLVDGPDLHRYLRDNGPFSPVAAALLTAQIADALAASHADGVVHRDLKPANVLLAGSDGSSEMHPMLTDFGIARLADSPGLTRTHEFVGTPAYVAPESAEGRPQTSAVDIYGAGILLYELVTGRPPFAGATALEVLHRHLSEEPQRPGTLPEPLWTVIERCLRKRPEERPSAENLARALRTVASGIGVHATPAAAEAALGVAALLAPDPAPAPVPGTGEGSQPGGGDADPTQVLPSGAGSYDPGAATSVLPSTGGPGGPGGPGGDPTRAMPPMPMGAPAGGPQEPDGPHPWESQMRAARDRNEQTQVQYLDPGQDPLRRRPQRQAAPQQQPPQRPQQPQYRQQPAPVPYAQQQPQAPQRRQEPPPQRYEPQRPPAPEPRPRREPRQRSANPMKIPGLGCLKGCLVTLILLFVAAWLVWELTPLQEWIGTTRGFFSQVGHVFESVQRFVQKLGG, from the coding sequence GTGCGGCCGGTAGGCAGCAAGTACCTGCTCGAGGAGCCGCTGGGACGCGGTGCCACGGGCACCGTCTGGCGTGCCCGCCAGCGGGAGACGGCGGGCGCCGAGGCCGCCGTGGCAGGAGAGCCCGGTGAGACGGTCGCGATCAAGGTCCTCAAGGAGGAGCTGGCGCACGACGCGGACGTGGTGATGCGCTTCCTGCGGGAGCGCTCCGTCCTGCTGCGGCTCACCCACCCCAACATCGTCCGTACCCGCGACCTCGTCGTCGAGGGCGATCTGCTCGCTCTCGTCATGGACCTGGTCGACGGCCCCGACCTGCACCGCTATCTGCGCGACAACGGCCCCTTCAGCCCGGTGGCCGCCGCGCTGCTCACGGCCCAGATCGCCGACGCGCTGGCCGCCAGCCATGCCGACGGTGTGGTGCACCGCGACCTCAAGCCCGCCAACGTCCTGCTCGCCGGGTCGGACGGCAGCAGCGAGATGCACCCGATGCTGACCGACTTCGGCATCGCCCGTCTCGCCGACTCCCCGGGCCTGACCCGCACCCACGAATTCGTCGGCACCCCCGCCTACGTGGCGCCGGAGTCCGCCGAGGGCCGCCCGCAGACCTCCGCCGTGGACATCTACGGCGCCGGCATCCTGCTGTACGAGCTGGTCACCGGCCGCCCGCCGTTCGCCGGGGCGACCGCGCTGGAGGTGCTGCACCGCCACCTCAGCGAGGAGCCGCAACGCCCCGGCACGCTCCCCGAGCCGCTGTGGACGGTCATCGAGCGCTGTCTGCGCAAGCGGCCCGAGGAGCGGCCCAGCGCCGAGAACCTCGCCAGGGCGCTGCGCACCGTCGCGTCCGGCATCGGGGTGCACGCCACCCCGGCCGCTGCCGAGGCCGCGCTCGGGGTCGCCGCACTGCTCGCCCCCGATCCCGCGCCCGCCCCCGTTCCCGGAACGGGCGAGGGCAGCCAGCCTGGCGGAGGCGACGCCGACCCCACCCAGGTGCTCCCGTCCGGCGCCGGTTCGTACGACCCGGGAGCGGCGACCAGCGTGCTGCCGTCCACGGGCGGACCGGGCGGACCGGGCGGCCCCGGCGGCGACCCCACCCGGGCCATGCCGCCGATGCCCATGGGCGCACCGGCCGGCGGACCGCAGGAGCCCGACGGCCCCCATCCGTGGGAGTCCCAGATGCGGGCCGCCCGCGACCGCAACGAACAGACCCAGGTGCAGTACCTGGACCCCGGCCAGGACCCGCTGCGCCGCCGCCCGCAGCGCCAGGCCGCCCCCCAGCAGCAGCCGCCGCAGCGCCCGCAGCAGCCGCAGTACCGCCAGCAGCCCGCTCCGGTGCCGTACGCCCAGCAGCAGCCGCAGGCCCCGCAGCGCCGCCAGGAGCCGCCGCCGCAGCGCTACGAACCGCAGCGGCCGCCCGCCCCGGAGCCCCGGCCCCGGCGTGAGCCCCGTCAGCGCAGTGCCAACCCCATGAAGATCCCGGGTCTGGGCTGCCTCAAGGGCTGCCTGGTCACGCTGATCCTGCTGTTCGTGGCGGCCTGGCTGGTCTGGGAGCTGACCCCGCTCCAGGAGTGGATCGGCACGACGCGCGGCTTCTTCTCCCAGGTCGGGCACGTCTTCGAGAGTGTGCAGCGCTTCGTGCAGAAACTCGGCGGCTGA
- a CDS encoding ABC transporter substrate-binding protein: MRRRLDRTAVRATTAVAAASALALMLAACGSGGGTKDNGSGGSKGGSTAPTVQLPQLKGQKLQVTAVWTGPERENFVKVLDEFEKRTGAQVDFVPSGDDMAGFIGSKIAGGGPPDVAMLQQVGVLDEFAEKGWLKPLGSAAKAQLAKNYTKGWQDLGAHKGTGYGVYFKASNKSLVWYNTEAFDNAGAKEPKTWPDFVKAAEIIAESGIEPVSVGGSDGWTLTDWFENIYLSQAGPEKYDQLAQHKIKWTDPTVKQALSTLGQLFGRKDLLAGGNSGALQTDFPTSVTRTFSGGDAPKAAMVSSADFAAANIAQTKAKVGTDAKVFPFPAVGAKSPVVTGGDVAVALKDSKASQALLTFLASTDAAKIWAQAGGFISPNKELDQAAYADGVMREIAKALIAAGDDFRFDMSDQAPASFGGKPGQGEWKDLQDFLKNPKDVAGTQAQLEKDAAKSFSH; the protein is encoded by the coding sequence ATGCGCAGACGACTCGACCGCACGGCTGTACGCGCCACGACCGCGGTGGCGGCGGCCTCGGCGCTCGCCCTGATGCTGGCCGCCTGCGGCAGCGGCGGCGGCACGAAGGACAACGGCAGCGGCGGCAGCAAGGGCGGCAGCACCGCCCCCACCGTGCAGCTCCCCCAGCTCAAGGGCCAGAAGTTGCAGGTCACTGCGGTCTGGACGGGCCCCGAGCGGGAGAACTTCGTCAAGGTGCTGGATGAGTTCGAAAAGCGCACGGGTGCCCAGGTCGACTTCGTGCCCAGCGGCGACGACATGGCCGGCTTCATCGGCTCCAAGATCGCCGGTGGCGGGCCGCCGGACGTCGCGATGCTCCAGCAGGTCGGTGTACTGGACGAGTTCGCCGAGAAGGGCTGGCTCAAGCCGCTCGGCAGCGCCGCCAAGGCGCAGCTCGCCAAGAACTACACCAAGGGCTGGCAGGACCTCGGCGCCCACAAGGGCACCGGGTACGGCGTCTACTTCAAGGCCAGCAACAAGTCGCTGGTCTGGTACAACACCGAGGCGTTCGACAATGCGGGTGCCAAGGAGCCGAAGACCTGGCCGGACTTCGTCAAGGCGGCGGAGATCATCGCCGAGTCGGGTATCGAGCCGGTCTCGGTGGGCGGTTCGGACGGCTGGACGCTGACCGACTGGTTCGAGAACATCTATCTCTCCCAGGCGGGGCCGGAGAAGTACGACCAGCTGGCGCAGCACAAGATCAAGTGGACTGACCCGACGGTCAAGCAGGCGCTGAGCACGCTCGGGCAGCTCTTCGGCCGTAAGGATCTGCTGGCGGGCGGCAACTCCGGTGCGCTCCAGACGGACTTCCCGACGTCGGTGACCCGGACTTTCAGCGGCGGTGATGCCCCCAAGGCCGCGATGGTCTCCTCGGCCGACTTCGCCGCCGCCAACATCGCCCAGACCAAGGCCAAGGTCGGTACCGACGCCAAGGTCTTCCCGTTCCCGGCGGTGGGCGCCAAGTCCCCGGTGGTGACCGGCGGTGATGTGGCGGTGGCCCTCAAGGACAGCAAGGCCTCGCAGGCGCTGCTGACGTTCCTGGCGTCGACGGATGCCGCCAAGATCTGGGCGCAGGCGGGCGGGTTCATCTCGCCGAACAAGGAGCTCGACCAGGCTGCGTACGCCGACGGGGTGATGCGCGAGATCGCCAAGGCGCTGATCGCGGCGGGTGACGATTTCCGCTTCGACATGTCCGACCAGGCGCCCGCCTCGTTCGGCGGCAAGCCGGGCCAGGGCGAGTGGAAGGACCTACAGGACTTCCTGAAGAACCCCAAGGATGTCGCGGGCACCCAGGCGCAGTTGGAGAAGGACGCCGCCAAGTCGTTCAGCCACTGA
- a CDS encoding class I SAM-dependent methyltransferase: MTAPIADQSAEQLPRPTRLSDVKGWFFTADQLLFDWFLAHQQDRSEPGDLLELGAYMGKSAIFLGARLRPDERFTVCDLFDSPAEDASNSKEMKKSYATLTRRAFEANYLAFHEELPTIIQGLSSFVGDHVDEGSVRFAHIDASHLYEHVHGDILTVRKLLTAHGVVVMDDYRAEHCPGVAAATWQAVANEGLRPICITGTKFYGTWGDPEPLQKALVEWITSRGDIWHEVQYVNDAPLVRLSAKGAQEPAHPVSRHKSAARAPQRPAARAPKASASRPAARPPVPSRAALRRVALDVLPPVVTRALVKARRRARTH, translated from the coding sequence ATGACTGCCCCCATCGCAGACCAGAGTGCCGAACAACTCCCGCGCCCCACCCGGCTGTCCGATGTCAAAGGCTGGTTCTTCACCGCCGACCAGTTGCTCTTCGACTGGTTCCTGGCGCACCAGCAGGACCGTTCGGAGCCGGGTGATCTGCTCGAACTGGGCGCGTATATGGGCAAGAGCGCCATCTTCCTCGGTGCGCGGCTGCGTCCCGACGAGCGCTTCACGGTCTGCGATCTCTTCGACTCCCCCGCCGAGGACGCCTCCAACTCCAAGGAGATGAAGAAGTCCTACGCGACCCTGACGCGCCGCGCCTTCGAGGCGAACTACCTTGCCTTTCACGAGGAGTTGCCCACGATCATCCAGGGCCTCAGCTCGTTCGTCGGCGATCATGTGGACGAGGGGTCGGTGCGCTTCGCCCATATCGATGCCTCGCATCTGTACGAGCATGTGCACGGCGACATCCTCACAGTGCGCAAGCTGCTCACGGCCCACGGCGTCGTGGTGATGGACGACTACCGCGCCGAGCACTGCCCGGGGGTGGCCGCCGCCACCTGGCAGGCCGTCGCGAACGAGGGGCTGCGCCCCATCTGCATCACCGGCACCAAGTTCTACGGGACCTGGGGCGATCCCGAGCCGCTACAGAAGGCGCTGGTGGAGTGGATCACCTCGCGCGGCGACATCTGGCACGAGGTGCAGTACGTCAACGACGCCCCGCTGGTGCGGCTGAGCGCCAAGGGTGCCCAGGAGCCCGCCCATCCGGTCTCCCGGCACAAGTCCGCCGCCCGCGCCCCGCAGCGGCCGGCGGCTCGGGCGCCGAAGGCCTCCGCGTCCCGCCCGGCCGCGCGCCCGCCGGTCCCCTCGCGCGCCGCGCTGCGCCGGGTCGCCCTGGACGTGCTGCCGCCGGTCGTCACCCGTGCGCTGGTGAAGGCCCGCCGGCGGGCCCGTACGCACTGA
- a CDS encoding FtsK/SpoIIIE domain-containing protein has translation MQIRLTVLGPRSGHTTRTCDVLVTAPAGTALAAVAGALAASVAGSGADVGGAGGSGPVVLYAGTERLDPQRAAIGEPPLIDGAVLSLQSPGPAPAHGLPHGSARLRVISGPDAGGVHLLHGGQVRIGRSADADVPLDDPDVSRLHCAVTVEPDGSVYVADLRSTNGTVVDGTDLGERPAPLRPGALLRIGESALRLQSAPSAPDPALPTAPDGEGHLRITPGTAGPGPDAGAAGRAEEYGEYGAPGPRGATAAAEGAYAGAGAYARLAGGAPSPVPDPRTAPDPRTAPAPGATGRRDTPLRGTPARYDAPGHGAPAPGHNSPRGSAGTPFPAAHTGHVYDRTTEGGAPADGFGPGVRERTDGFPAGGQERTHGGQQSLAPSDEAPRKGGRRGGIGAWARRLAGSRPAVAGPEDAHAPEYAPADAPAAAFAAAPEDAQAPEARSGPAADERWPDAAAVLLTALGPGPRLWERGPDHPDALTVRLGTAARSGGRTAVPVTVDLRRAGSLGLAGPRARLAGLARSALAQLAALHSPGTLDLVLISADRARTAEERVADWSWLGWLPQVRPAHGQDCRLLLAYDKEQALARTSELVRRLDDGPLGHGWANADRAEIASAAARHQGPYTLVVVDGDPGSSALRETTARLAAGGPAAGIHLLCLAETPAASPAFPLAATYEAAREASPAFGECGAVAVLSGDVATALRVVQPGSGPNGTVAAVDAVSGAWAERFARALAPLRETDAAALAGGRAAPRAAVPLPDSARLLDELGLARATPASLMARWAAALDTDRPGAAAVLGAGPHGPLCADLAGDGSHLVLEGATATGKTELLRSMAASLAAADRPDLLSLVLVDGGGSERGEGLRVCTDLPHVTTYLAASDPVRMREFAQALSSELKRRAEILAGTPFAEWRSKHLPAPRVIAPRRSTEGGGGHREQEPTTLRNRCQNKEGESGPPADPSTTGTLRLRARSEPPAADGAETAVPMPRLFVLVDDFDALVAPALGSTGRPAAGSVVRALEAVARDGAALGVHLIAATGHPDRTAETATSERAGLRVRLGADGDPSEPVPAGRGRLHRAADGSSTPFQAGRVTGRIPRTSTLRPTVVPLEWQRMGDPPARRPLRELGNGPTDLALLASALQRAAQSSGAPSAPPLL, from the coding sequence ATGCAGATCCGGCTGACCGTCCTCGGGCCGCGCAGCGGCCACACCACACGTACCTGCGATGTGCTCGTGACGGCCCCCGCCGGGACCGCCCTGGCGGCGGTGGCAGGCGCGCTCGCGGCCTCCGTGGCGGGCTCGGGAGCGGATGTCGGCGGTGCGGGCGGCAGCGGCCCCGTCGTGCTGTACGCCGGGACCGAGCGGCTCGATCCGCAGCGCGCGGCGATCGGCGAGCCCCCTTTGATCGACGGCGCGGTGCTCTCCCTCCAGAGCCCCGGCCCCGCCCCGGCACACGGCCTGCCGCACGGCTCCGCCCGTCTGCGGGTCATCTCCGGCCCCGACGCCGGCGGAGTGCATCTGCTGCACGGGGGCCAGGTCCGCATCGGCCGCTCCGCCGACGCCGACGTCCCCCTCGACGACCCCGATGTCTCCCGGCTGCACTGCGCCGTGACCGTCGAACCGGACGGCTCGGTGTACGTAGCCGACCTGCGCTCCACGAACGGCACCGTGGTGGACGGCACCGACCTCGGGGAACGGCCCGCGCCGCTGCGGCCCGGCGCCCTGCTGCGCATCGGCGAGTCCGCCCTGCGCCTCCAGTCCGCGCCGAGTGCACCGGACCCCGCCCTGCCGACCGCCCCGGATGGCGAGGGCCATCTGCGGATCACCCCCGGGACGGCCGGCCCCGGCCCGGACGCGGGGGCGGCGGGCCGGGCGGAGGAGTACGGGGAGTACGGCGCGCCGGGCCCGCGGGGAGCCACCGCCGCCGCGGAAGGGGCGTACGCGGGAGCCGGGGCCTACGCCCGGCTGGCCGGCGGTGCGCCCTCTCCCGTACCGGACCCCCGTACCGCACCGGACCCCCGTACCGCACCGGCACCGGGCGCGACGGGACGGCGGGACACCCCCTTGCGCGGCACCCCGGCCCGGTACGACGCACCCGGCCACGGCGCACCGGCCCCCGGCCACAACTCCCCGCGCGGCAGCGCCGGTACGCCCTTCCCGGCCGCCCACACGGGCCATGTCTACGACCGCACGACCGAGGGCGGCGCCCCGGCGGACGGCTTCGGCCCCGGTGTCCGGGAGCGCACCGACGGCTTTCCGGCCGGTGGGCAGGAGCGGACGCACGGCGGGCAGCAGTCATTGGCGCCGTCCGACGAGGCGCCCCGTAAGGGCGGGCGGCGGGGCGGCATCGGCGCCTGGGCGCGGCGGCTGGCCGGCAGCCGGCCCGCCGTGGCGGGGCCGGAGGACGCCCACGCACCGGAGTACGCACCGGCCGACGCCCCCGCGGCGGCCTTCGCCGCCGCTCCCGAGGACGCCCAGGCACCCGAAGCGCGCTCCGGGCCCGCCGCCGACGAACGATGGCCGGATGCCGCCGCGGTCCTGCTCACCGCGCTGGGCCCGGGACCCCGCCTGTGGGAGCGCGGCCCGGACCACCCCGACGCGCTGACCGTCCGGCTGGGGACGGCCGCCCGCAGCGGCGGCCGGACCGCCGTGCCGGTCACCGTCGACCTGCGCCGGGCGGGCTCCCTGGGCCTCGCCGGGCCGCGCGCACGGCTGGCCGGGCTGGCCCGCAGCGCCCTCGCCCAGCTCGCGGCCCTGCACTCCCCCGGCACCCTCGACCTGGTGCTGATCAGCGCGGACCGGGCGCGGACCGCCGAGGAGCGGGTGGCGGACTGGTCCTGGCTCGGCTGGCTGCCGCAGGTCCGCCCGGCCCATGGCCAGGACTGCCGGCTGTTGCTCGCGTACGACAAGGAACAGGCCCTGGCCCGTACGTCCGAGCTGGTGCGCCGGCTCGACGACGGCCCGCTGGGCCACGGCTGGGCCAACGCCGACCGGGCGGAGATCGCCTCCGCCGCCGCCCGCCACCAGGGCCCGTACACGCTCGTGGTCGTGGACGGCGACCCCGGCAGCTCCGCGCTGCGCGAGACCACCGCCCGGCTCGCCGCGGGCGGCCCGGCGGCCGGTATCCATCTCCTGTGCCTGGCCGAGACCCCGGCCGCCTCCCCCGCCTTCCCGCTGGCCGCGACGTACGAGGCGGCGCGGGAGGCGTCGCCCGCCTTCGGTGAGTGCGGGGCGGTCGCGGTGCTCAGCGGCGATGTCGCCACGGCACTGCGCGTGGTCCAGCCGGGCTCCGGGCCCAACGGCACGGTCGCGGCGGTGGACGCGGTCTCCGGCGCCTGGGCCGAGCGGTTCGCGCGGGCGCTGGCGCCGCTGCGCGAGACCGATGCGGCGGCCCTGGCCGGCGGCCGGGCGGCGCCCCGTGCCGCCGTCCCGCTGCCCGATTCGGCGCGGCTGCTGGACGAGTTGGGGCTGGCCCGCGCCACCCCGGCGTCCCTGATGGCCCGCTGGGCCGCCGCCCTGGACACCGACCGGCCCGGCGCCGCCGCGGTGCTCGGCGCCGGACCGCACGGACCGCTGTGCGCCGATCTCGCCGGCGACGGTTCGCATCTCGTCCTGGAGGGCGCGACGGCCACCGGCAAGACCGAGCTGCTGCGTTCGATGGCCGCCTCGCTGGCCGCCGCCGACCGCCCGGATCTGCTGTCGCTGGTGCTGGTCGACGGCGGCGGCAGCGAGCGCGGCGAAGGACTGCGGGTCTGTACGGACCTGCCGCATGTCACGACGTACCTCGCCGCCTCGGACCCGGTCCGGATGCGGGAGTTCGCCCAGGCGCTGTCCTCCGAGCTGAAGCGGCGGGCGGAAATACTGGCCGGTACCCCGTTCGCCGAGTGGCGCAGCAAGCATCTGCCGGCGCCGCGGGTCATCGCGCCCCGGCGTTCGACCGAAGGCGGCGGTGGTCACAGAGAGCAGGAACCAACTACTCTCCGTAATCGTTGCCAAAACAAGGAAGGGGAAAGCGGCCCACCGGCGGACCCCTCCACGACCGGGACACTCCGCCTGCGGGCGCGCAGCGAACCGCCGGCGGCGGACGGCGCGGAGACCGCGGTGCCGATGCCCCGCCTGTTCGTCCTGGTCGACGACTTCGACGCCCTGGTGGCCCCCGCACTGGGCAGCACGGGCCGGCCCGCCGCCGGCTCCGTGGTGCGCGCCCTGGAGGCGGTGGCCCGGGACGGGGCGGCGCTCGGGGTCCATCTGATAGCCGCCACCGGCCATCCGGACCGTACGGCGGAGACCGCGACCAGCGAACGGGCCGGTCTGCGGGTCCGGTTGGGCGCCGACGGCGATCCGTCCGAGCCGGTGCCCGCGGGCCGCGGCCGGCTGCACCGCGCGGCGGACGGCTCCTCGACGCCGTTCCAGGCGGGCCGGGTGACCGGCCGGATACCCCGGACGTCCACGCTCCGGCCGACGGTCGTGCCACTGGAGTGGCAGCGGATGGGCGACCCGCCGGCCCGGCGCCCGCTGCGCGAGCTGGGCAACGGCCCGACGGACCTGGCCCTGCTGGCCAGCGCGCTCCAGCGGGCCGCACAGTCCTCGGGTGCCCCCTCCGCCCCGCCCCTGCTGTGA
- a CDS encoding carbohydrate ABC transporter permease, which produces MTTVDGGVPDGRSGSAGAVRARQPLAARIAARAGGGAMRVFLVLVALFWLMPSVGLLLSSLRSPQQIAESGWWQVFSAPAQITWDNYSQLLSNDKVMGSLLTTAAITVPATVLVVVIGSLAGYAFAWMEFPGRDGWFMVVVGLLVVPVQVALIPVAKLFGAVGLFETTAGVILFHTAFGLPFAVFLLRNFFAEIPRELLEAARLDGAGELRLFTRVVMPLGGPAIASLGIFQFLWVWNDMLIALIFADSGNPPVTVALQQEVRQFGNNIDVLAPGAFLSMVVPLIVFFAFQRQFVSGVMAGAVK; this is translated from the coding sequence ATGACGACCGTGGACGGTGGCGTACCGGACGGGCGCTCCGGCAGTGCCGGTGCCGTACGGGCCCGGCAGCCGCTGGCCGCCCGGATCGCGGCGCGGGCCGGTGGCGGCGCGATGCGGGTCTTCCTGGTCCTTGTCGCCCTGTTCTGGCTGATGCCCTCGGTGGGGCTGCTGCTGTCCTCGCTGCGCAGCCCGCAGCAGATCGCCGAGTCCGGCTGGTGGCAGGTCTTCAGCGCACCGGCCCAGATCACCTGGGACAACTACAGCCAGCTGCTGTCGAACGACAAGGTGATGGGCTCGCTGCTGACCACGGCGGCGATCACCGTGCCGGCGACGGTACTGGTCGTGGTCATCGGATCGCTGGCGGGTTATGCGTTCGCGTGGATGGAGTTCCCCGGACGGGACGGCTGGTTCATGGTCGTCGTCGGGCTGCTGGTGGTGCCCGTGCAGGTGGCGCTGATCCCGGTGGCCAAGCTGTTCGGCGCGGTCGGGCTGTTCGAGACGACGGCCGGGGTGATCCTCTTCCATACGGCCTTCGGGCTGCCGTTCGCGGTGTTCCTGCTGCGGAACTTCTTCGCCGAGATCCCGCGCGAGCTGCTGGAGGCGGCCCGGCTGGACGGGGCGGGCGAGCTGCGGCTGTTCACCCGTGTCGTGATGCCGCTGGGCGGGCCGGCGATCGCCTCGCTGGGGATCTTCCAGTTCCTGTGGGTGTGGAACGACATGCTGATCGCGCTGATCTTCGCGGACAGCGGCAACCCGCCGGTGACCGTCGCGCTGCAGCAGGAGGTGCGCCAGTTCGGCAACAACATCGATGTGCTGGCGCCCGGCGCCTTTCTGTCGATGGTGGTGCCGCTGATCGTCTTCTTCGCCTTCCAGCGTCAGTTCGTCTCCGGTGTGATGGCCGGCGCGGTGAAGTGA
- a CDS encoding class I SAM-dependent methyltransferase, with product MPGRTDSSAATDSPDAGPPGSDTRTARPARPTGTAPAASTARLPVERGRGGPARLLPARSPYRSQLRRIGTGRVLEIGCGTGDTLADCAPGSVGVDHDPQSVAHCRARGLTAYTADTFLASPHARPGAFDALLTAHVLEHLDDEQVEGLLRAYVPYVRPGGGVLLITAQEAGHRAGPAPVRFTDFALLRAFAESAGLAVRRTYSHPLPRPAGMLLRSNVFVLVGQVPR from the coding sequence ATGCCCGGCCGAACCGACAGCTCCGCCGCCACCGACAGCCCCGACGCCGGGCCGCCCGGCAGCGACACCCGGACCGCCCGGCCCGCGCGCCCCACGGGCACCGCGCCGGCCGCCTCCACCGCGCGGCTGCCGGTCGAACGGGGGCGCGGCGGCCCGGCCCGGCTGCTGCCCGCCCGGTCCCCGTACCGCAGCCAGCTGCGGCGGATCGGCACCGGACGGGTGCTGGAGATCGGCTGCGGGACCGGCGACACGCTCGCCGACTGCGCGCCCGGCAGCGTCGGGGTGGACCACGACCCGCAGTCCGTGGCGCACTGCCGCGCGCGCGGCCTGACCGCCTACACCGCCGACACCTTCCTCGCGAGCCCGCACGCCCGGCCCGGCGCCTTCGACGCGCTGCTGACCGCACATGTCCTGGAGCATCTGGACGACGAGCAGGTCGAGGGCCTGCTGCGGGCCTATGTCCCCTACGTACGACCCGGCGGCGGGGTGCTGCTGATCACCGCGCAGGAGGCCGGGCACCGGGCCGGGCCCGCCCCCGTGCGCTTCACCGACTTCGCCCTGCTGCGCGCCTTCGCCGAGTCCGCCGGCCTGGCCGTACGGCGTACGTACTCCCATCCGCTGCCGCGTCCCGCCGGGATGCTGCTGCGGTCCAACGTCTTCGTCCTGGTGGGACAGGTCCCGCGCTGA